A window of Ipomoea triloba cultivar NCNSP0323 chromosome 2, ASM357664v1 contains these coding sequences:
- the LOC116010758 gene encoding uncharacterized protein LOC116010758, giving the protein MDEHRRSTSLTNRLSIPLNIPQTTKPTQDKILSLPSPQTTQVEIPEHQNPENPLPIQLENSHTDETRSEPQSEPNPETTPTIPIDDSPLDFEFETGNPPELLVAEQTDEEDNLTLSQVKKNQAKAKGKKKIQEEHVDKNPVAKIQVFPALVTRRKTRSSTTQQEKETPSPTRKTKRKQPIAEQPVPVETTASKKRKKNTTQTQQPESQPDVSAVTPLEVITPQFLSDEYAARWDSTNKRKILSERRPAHIYGRVWLRGNEYNFDTRTINLYLGIDTSDIEDPVIGANTITKVITGGTYSYWPAETNMLPAKSLTTKYAILHKLAMTNWMPNKHRGGLNFLMATLIYKIGKGFKPEPNEPMEAPQVRTIDARLKQGSHVLDIFPEHASNSAPALNLDAPFTSKLTAQHLDKSIRDLNTIIQILVEKRTIEMQLREQLRLRDQEMTAAVTETPTDTSTAHEADSIAPEVDSTANSQEDVSSESE; this is encoded by the exons ATGGATGAACACAGAAGATCAACCTCTCTCACAAATAGACTGTCTATTCCCCTGAATATCCCACAAACTACAAAACCCACACAAGATAAAATTCTGTCTTTGCCATCACCACAAACCACACAAGTAGAAATTCCTGAACATCAAAATCCTGAAAATCCTCTCCCAATCCAGTTAGAAAACTCTCATACTGATGAAACTAGGTCTGAACCTCAATCTGAACCAAATCCTGAAACAACACCTACCATCCCCATTGATGATTCTCCACTAGATTTTGAGTTTGAAACAGGAAATCCTCCAGAATTACTAGTTGCAGAACAAACTGATGAAGAAGACAATCTGACATTGTCTCAAGTGAAGAAGAACCAAGCAAAGgcaaaaggaaagaagaagattCAAGAAGAACATGTGGACAAAAATCCTGTGGCAAAAATTCAAGTTTTTCCCGCCCTTGTCACCAGGCGAAAAACCAGGTCATCCACAACACAACAGGAGAAGGAAACCCCCTCACCAACACGAAAAACCAAGAGAAAACAGCCAATTGCTGAACAACCTGTCCCTGTGGAAACCACTGCTagtaagaagagaaagaagaacacCACTCAAACTCAGCAACCTGAAAGCCAGCCGGATGTCTCTGCCGTAACACCCCTTGAAGTAATCACCCCTCAATTCCTATCTGATGAGTATGCTGCAAGATGGGACTCaacaaacaaaaggaaaatcctAAGCGAAAG GAGGCCGGCTCACATTTATGGACGTGTTTGGCTGAGAGGAAACGAATACAACTTTGACACACGTACCATCAATCTGTATCTGGGCATAGATACAAGTGACATTGAAGACCCTGTTATTGGTGCAAATACAATCACGAAGGTCATTACAGGAGGAACATACAGCTATTGGCCTGCTGAAACCAACATGTTGCCAGCCAAATCTCTCACAACAAAGTATgctatactgcacaaactagCCATGACAAACTGGATGCCAAATAAACACCGAGGAGGTTTAAACTTTCTTATGGCCACCCTGATCTACAAGATAGGCAAAG GGTTCAAACCAGAACCAAATGAACCTATGGAGGCACCACAAGTCAGAACAATCGATGCCAGACTCAAACAAGGAAGTCATGTGCTTGACATCTTTCCAGAACATGCAAGCAACTCAGCCCCAGCTCTGAACCTTGATGCACCATTTACCAGCAAACTCACAGCCCAGCACCTTGACAAAAGCATCAGAGATCTTAACACGATCATACAGATACTTGTTGAAAAGAGAACAATTGAGATGCAGTTACGTGAACAATTGAGATTGAGAGATCAAGAGATGACTGCTGCTGTCACTGAAACACCCACTGATACATCTACTGCACATGAAGCTGATTCTATCGCACCTGAAGTTGATTCCACCGCAAACAGTCAGGAGGATGTATCCTCAGAATCTGAATGA